A window of the Phaseolus vulgaris cultivar G19833 chromosome 5, P. vulgaris v2.0, whole genome shotgun sequence genome harbors these coding sequences:
- the LOC137835431 gene encoding uncharacterized protein translates to MDDDQTPVRPRSGRGSRGPTRLKRLALRRAAGEKTHVDIDVNTGVAFGPKADEFMSYLGVVSRERLSILINSWDEVSEVDRNMLWEDVLANFDIPDVEPLRSKILSNIALKFRTFKSRLTSRYIFGDLKDENPCLKYQHIDEETWRLFRESRENEAWMDRRKKAQEIALKNLTPHVMSRSGYRKLEQTLMVEKEKSQQGTYSENVETGVTSPPPPFRHEKWKRARIKKSGAPSSEQSGVIIEKIDSLESDGTFVAEGRHDILVEAIGRPEHSGRVRAAGQGVGIKLFFGVSERQPSSSSKKETQMKTKLREEIMEEMRKETDLMWLEMKKENDRMRQEFLSQQVCAEPIEPLVSPTPKSTKGSCAAPPTSGDDINGQTEDCELLVVGGKLPRVVALGKVYKNATTLHSVPLSPDVAKVTVEKVRFPDARVPLPSDEVTTVADAFQTFVAWPRELIRSMPEPHEPFQPPTPKKKREVPVDDPMASLRLIASQIGNDPFPVPWDNTFFQINTELPLMIYNTDLSEFISGNQELNISIIQFFMMFLHRVCITEGKENMYGFVDPAYTNPVGPNSTETQAYITNILEKEGKQIYLCPYINEHHWQLLVLSMVDKTAVWFCSLHKKMPTKFKDIIDT, encoded by the exons atggatgacgaccaGACTCCAGTCAGACCTCGATCTGGGCGAGGtagtagaggacctactagattgaagcgtcttgcattgagacgtgctgctggtgagaagacacatgttgacattgacgtcaacactggagtggcttttggtcctaaggcagatgagtttatgagctatcttggagttgtttctcgtgagaggctctccattttgattaattcatgggatgaggtttcagaggttgatcggaacatgctatgggaggatgttctg gcaaactttgacattcctgatgtggaaccgcttcgatcaaagatattatccaatatcgcacttaaatttcgtacctttaagtcaagactgacatcgagatacatttttggcgaccttaaagacgaaaatccatgtttaaagtaccaacatattgatgaagagacatggcgtctttttagagaaagccgtgaaaatgaggcttggatg gatcgtcggaagaaagctcaagagatagctttgaagaatcttaccccgcacgttatgtctcgttcggggtatagaaaacttgagcaaacactgatggtggaaaaggagaaatctcaacaggggacgtattctgagaatgtggaaacaggggtcacttctcctccaccaccttttcgccatgaaaaatggaagagggcccgaattaaaaagtccggtgcaccaagttccgagcaatccggggttataatcgaaaaaatt gattccttggaatccgacggtacatttgttgctgaaggtcgtcacgatatcctggttgaagcaattggacgacctgaacactctggtcgtgttcgtgccgctggacaaggggtcggaattaaacttttttttggagtttcagaacgacagccatcctcctcctccaagaaggaaactcaaatgaagactaagttacgtgaagaaataatggaggagatgagaaaggagactgatttgatgtggctggagatgaaaaaggagaatgatcgaatgcgacaagagtttctatcgcaacaagtttgtgctgagccgattgaaccccttgttagtcccactcccaagagcacaaaggggagttgtgcggctcctccaacatcaggggatgatatcaatgggcagacagaggattgtgagctactggtagtgggcggcaaacttcctcgggtggtggcacttggaaaagtctataaaaacgccaccaccttacatagcgttcctctctcccctgatgtggcgaaggtaactgttgaaaaagtacgatttcctgatgctcgtgttccactaccttcagatgaggtaaccactgtggccgatgcatttcagacattcgttgcctggcccagagagctcattcgatctatgcccgaacctcat gaaccttttcagccaccaactccgaaaaagaagcgtgaggttccagttgacgatcctatggcttccctacgtctcattgctagtcagattggcaatgatccttttccagttccgtgggataatacattttttcaaatcaacactgaactgccactgatgatttacaacacagatttatcagaatttatatctgggaaccaggagctcaatataagtataattcaattttttatgat gtttttgcatagagtctgtatcactgaggggaaggaaaatatgtatggattcgtagatcctgcatatactaatcccgttggaccaaactcaactgagactcaagcatacatcactaacatcctggaaaaagagggaaaacaaatttatttatgcccttacattaatga gcatcattggcagttacttgtcttatcaatggttgataagactgctgtgtggttctgttccctacacaagaagatgcccacaaaatttaaggatatcattgatacgtaa